Proteins encoded in a region of the Variovorax sp. PAMC 28711 genome:
- the fabF gene encoding beta-ketoacyl-ACP synthase II, which translates to MTKRRVVVTGLGCIAPVGNTVSESWANLLAGKSGIANITAFDASAFACKFAGEVKGFDITQYISEKEARHMDRFIHLGFAAAIQAVQDSGLPIGDDLSYEDAIRIGCNIGSGIGGLPMIEATHGEYTSRGPRRISPFFVPASIINMISGHVSIKFGFKGPNIAVVTACTTGLHAIGMSARMIEYGDADVMIAGGAESTISPLGIGGFTAPRALSTRNDDPAAASRPWDKDRDGFVLGEGAGVLVLEEYERAKARGAKIYAEVSGFGLTGDAYHMTAPDVDGPRRSMAMALANAGVNADQVQYLNAHGTSTQIGDVNETNAVKLAFGDHAKKLVVNSTKSMTGHLLGGAGGIESVFTVLALHHQKSPPTINIFNQDPECDLDYCANEARDLKIDVAVKNNFGFGGTNGTLVFKRV; encoded by the coding sequence ATGACCAAACGCCGCGTCGTCGTGACCGGGCTCGGTTGCATCGCTCCTGTCGGTAACACGGTGTCCGAATCTTGGGCCAACCTGTTGGCCGGGAAATCGGGCATTGCGAACATCACTGCGTTCGACGCAAGCGCCTTCGCTTGCAAGTTCGCCGGTGAGGTCAAGGGTTTCGACATCACTCAATACATCTCGGAGAAGGAAGCGCGTCACATGGACCGCTTCATTCATCTGGGCTTTGCCGCCGCTATCCAGGCGGTGCAGGACAGCGGGTTGCCGATCGGCGACGACCTGTCCTATGAAGATGCCATTCGCATCGGCTGCAACATTGGCTCGGGCATTGGCGGTCTGCCGATGATCGAAGCCACGCACGGCGAATACACGAGTCGCGGCCCACGCCGCATCTCGCCTTTCTTCGTGCCGGCGTCGATCATCAACATGATCTCGGGTCACGTGTCGATCAAGTTCGGCTTCAAGGGCCCGAACATCGCGGTCGTGACTGCCTGCACGACGGGTCTGCATGCCATCGGGATGTCGGCGCGCATGATCGAGTACGGCGACGCCGACGTGATGATCGCTGGAGGTGCCGAGTCCACCATCTCTCCGCTGGGCATCGGCGGCTTCACCGCGCCACGGGCGTTGAGTACCCGCAACGACGATCCGGCCGCGGCGTCGCGTCCGTGGGACAAGGACCGTGACGGCTTCGTCCTGGGCGAGGGCGCCGGCGTGCTGGTGCTCGAAGAGTACGAACGCGCCAAGGCGCGCGGTGCCAAGATCTACGCGGAAGTCTCCGGCTTCGGCCTCACGGGCGACGCGTACCACATGACCGCGCCCGACGTGGACGGCCCGCGGCGTTCGATGGCGATGGCGCTGGCCAACGCCGGCGTCAATGCCGACCAGGTGCAGTATCTCAACGCCCACGGCACCTCGACGCAGATCGGCGACGTCAACGAGACCAATGCGGTCAAGCTGGCGTTCGGCGATCACGCGAAGAAGCTGGTCGTGAATTCGACCAAGTCGATGACCGGCCATCTGCTGGGCGGCGCCGGCGGCATCGAGTCGGTGTTCACCGTGCTGGCGCTGCATCACCAGAAGAGTCCTCCGACCATCAACATCTTCAACCAGGATCCGGAGTGCGACCTGGACTACTGCGCCAACGAAGCGCGCGACCTCAAGATCGATGTGGCCGTGAAGAACAACTTTGGCTTTGGCGGCACCAACGGCACGCTGGTGTTCAAGCGCGTTTGA
- a CDS encoding sigma-E factor negative regulatory protein, giving the protein MNTIPEQISALADGQLQGDEFAAVMRQLGEKSDLRATWRTYHVVGDVLRSGGHAPCSDGSAFLSKLQQRLAAEQIRPQSAAPSAPAPVTVAEAANEPVFRWKLVAGAASLAAAAAIGWTWVGMSSGASGAQLAQQEQRLQDPSRSVLAVAGSPTPTSALLSSTRVLVGKGAEAQVMLRDPRLDELLEAHQQVGGASQMPSGFLRNATFEAPSR; this is encoded by the coding sequence ATGAACACGATCCCCGAACAAATTTCCGCGTTGGCCGACGGCCAGTTGCAGGGCGACGAATTCGCAGCGGTGATGCGCCAGTTGGGCGAAAAATCGGATCTGCGCGCGACCTGGCGAACCTATCACGTCGTGGGCGATGTGCTGCGCTCCGGCGGCCATGCGCCTTGCAGCGATGGCTCGGCCTTTCTGTCGAAGTTGCAGCAACGGCTCGCGGCCGAACAGATTCGCCCGCAATCCGCGGCCCCGAGCGCGCCGGCGCCGGTGACGGTGGCTGAAGCGGCCAACGAGCCGGTATTTCGTTGGAAGCTGGTGGCCGGCGCGGCCTCGTTGGCTGCGGCCGCAGCGATCGGCTGGACGTGGGTCGGTATGAGTTCTGGCGCGAGCGGGGCGCAATTGGCGCAACAGGAACAGCGACTCCAGGACCCCTCGCGATCGGTGCTCGCAGTGGCCGGTTCACCGACACCGACCAGCGCGCTGCTGTCGTCCACCCGGGTGCTGGTGGGCAAGGGTGCCGAGGCGCAAGTAATGCTGCGCGATCCGCGGCTGGATGAATTGCTCGAAGCGCATCAGCAAGTCGGCGGTGCATCGCAGATGCCTTCTGGCTTCCTGCGCAACGCGACGTTCGAAGCCCCTTCGCGCTGA
- a CDS encoding MucB/RseB C-terminal domain-containing protein — protein MTVSLPMSARKIALVFAALCMVQFALAQTRSAPGGGMAIAPSAPLGDTPTLSVVEWLQRMHSASRQRSYVGTFVVSAATGDLSSARIWHVCEGDLQMERVEALSGPPRSTFRRNDRVMTFLPDAKVVKSEKRDSLELFPNLLGTPDSALNDFYSVRVLGKGRVAGFDADVVNLVPRDMLRFGYRIWSERRSGLVVKLQTLDGEGRVVEQSAFSELQLDAPVKVQALSQMMADTTGYRIEKSELDRTTPQAEGWTLKNPVDGFKPASCYRRTLGGAGSGEHAMQWTFTDGLATVSLFVEPYDAQRQPKEVLLALGATHTMTRRLVDPSGDWWLTAVGEVPPQTLEAFALRLARTR, from the coding sequence ATGACTGTTTCGCTGCCAATGTCTGCTCGCAAGATCGCTCTCGTCTTTGCCGCGCTGTGCATGGTGCAGTTCGCATTGGCGCAAACGCGCAGTGCGCCAGGCGGAGGCATGGCTATCGCGCCGTCGGCGCCGCTGGGCGATACGCCCACGCTGAGCGTCGTCGAGTGGTTGCAGCGCATGCACTCGGCCTCCCGCCAGCGCAGCTATGTCGGAACGTTCGTGGTCTCGGCGGCGACCGGCGATCTGTCGAGCGCGCGCATCTGGCATGTGTGCGAAGGTGACCTCCAAATGGAGCGCGTCGAAGCGCTCTCCGGTCCGCCGCGCTCCACCTTCCGGCGCAACGATCGCGTGATGACTTTCCTGCCCGATGCCAAGGTGGTGAAGAGCGAAAAGCGCGACAGTCTTGAATTGTTCCCCAACTTACTCGGCACACCGGATTCTGCGCTCAACGATTTTTACAGCGTGCGTGTGCTCGGCAAGGGCCGCGTGGCCGGTTTCGATGCCGATGTGGTGAATCTCGTGCCGCGCGACATGCTGCGCTTCGGGTATCGCATCTGGAGCGAGCGCCGGTCGGGGCTCGTCGTGAAACTTCAGACGCTCGATGGCGAAGGTCGCGTGGTCGAGCAGTCGGCGTTCTCCGAGCTGCAGCTCGACGCGCCGGTCAAGGTACAAGCCTTGTCTCAGATGATGGCCGACACCACTGGCTACCGAATCGAAAAATCCGAGCTCGATCGCACCACGCCGCAGGCCGAGGGCTGGACCCTGAAGAACCCGGTGGACGGTTTCAAGCCGGCCAGCTGCTACCGCCGCACCCTGGGAGGCGCCGGGTCCGGCGAGCATGCGATGCAATGGACATTCACGGACGGTCTTGCAACCGTCTCGCTGTTCGTCGAGCCCTATGACGCGCAACGGCAGCCCAAAGAAGTTTTGCTGGCGCTCGGCGCCACCCACACCATGACACGTCGGCTGGTGGACCCTTCCGGCGACTGGTGGCTGACGGCGGTGGGCGAAGTGCCGCCGCAGACGCTCGAAGCATTTGCGTTGCGGCTTGCCCGTACCCGCTGA
- a CDS encoding DegQ family serine endoprotease — protein sequence MMFPVDGKKIRSCLLACTMAVAATGGLMPVTAVHAQTRTLPDFTDLVDQVGPSVVNIRTVEKVAQRGAGNGSGNGEMDEEMQEFFRRFFGQPLPGAPGTPKSTPRPNRPQQPQEEERPRGVGSGFILTADGYVMTNAHVVEGASEVMVTLPDKREFKAKIIGTDKRTDVAVVKIEGAALPAVKIGDISKLRVGEWVMAIGSPFGLENTVTAGIVSAKQRDTGDYLPFIQTDVAINPGNSGGPLINMRGEVVGINSQIYSRSGGFMGISFSIPIDEAIRVSDQLRTTGRVSRGRIGVQIDQVTKDVAESIGLGKAQGALVRGVEAGSPGEKAGIEAGDIITKFDGKAIEKPSDLPRLVGNTKPGTKSALTVFRRGASKELTVTIAEIEPEKQVKTIERDEPVPKPSASAAAKSLGLALSDLTDAQKKELKLKGGVKIDAATESAARAGLREGDVILAVSNVEVSNVREFDGVLSKADKAKPVSVLFRRGDWAQYALIRPAR from the coding sequence ATGATGTTTCCAGTCGACGGAAAAAAGATCCGCTCCTGTTTGCTCGCATGCACCATGGCCGTGGCGGCCACGGGCGGGCTGATGCCGGTGACCGCGGTGCACGCGCAGACGCGCACGCTGCCGGATTTCACCGATCTGGTCGATCAGGTCGGCCCGTCGGTGGTCAACATCCGCACGGTCGAAAAGGTCGCGCAGCGCGGCGCCGGCAACGGCAGTGGCAACGGTGAGATGGACGAGGAGATGCAGGAATTTTTCCGGCGATTTTTCGGACAACCGCTGCCGGGGGCACCCGGCACGCCGAAATCCACGCCGCGTCCGAACCGGCCGCAGCAGCCGCAGGAAGAAGAGCGCCCGCGCGGCGTGGGCTCCGGCTTTATCCTGACGGCCGATGGCTACGTGATGACCAATGCGCATGTGGTCGAAGGCGCTTCCGAAGTGATGGTCACCTTGCCCGACAAGCGTGAGTTCAAAGCAAAGATCATCGGCACCGACAAACGCACCGACGTTGCTGTGGTGAAGATCGAAGGCGCCGCGCTGCCCGCCGTGAAGATCGGCGACATCTCCAAACTGCGCGTCGGCGAATGGGTGATGGCGATCGGCTCGCCGTTCGGGCTCGAGAACACCGTCACGGCCGGCATCGTGAGCGCCAAGCAGCGCGACACCGGTGACTACCTCCCTTTCATCCAGACCGATGTGGCCATCAACCCTGGAAACTCGGGCGGTCCGCTGATTAACATGCGCGGCGAAGTGGTTGGCATCAACAGCCAGATCTATTCGCGTTCCGGCGGGTTCATGGGCATCTCGTTCTCGATCCCGATCGACGAGGCGATTCGCGTGAGCGACCAGCTGCGCACCACGGGCCGCGTCTCGCGCGGTCGCATCGGCGTGCAGATCGATCAGGTCACCAAGGACGTGGCCGAGTCCATCGGACTCGGCAAGGCGCAAGGGGCGCTGGTGCGCGGCGTCGAAGCCGGCTCGCCCGGCGAGAAGGCCGGCATCGAAGCGGGCGACATCATCACCAAATTCGACGGCAAGGCCATCGAGAAGCCGAGTGACCTGCCGCGGCTGGTCGGCAATACGAAGCCTGGCACCAAGAGCGCGTTGACGGTGTTTCGGCGCGGCGCATCGAAAGAGCTGACAGTCACCATTGCGGAAATCGAGCCGGAAAAGCAGGTCAAGACCATCGAACGCGACGAGCCTGTGCCGAAGCCTTCTGCTTCAGCCGCAGCGAAGTCGCTGGGCCTCGCGTTAAGCGATCTCACGGACGCACAGAAAAAAGAACTGAAGCTCAAGGGCGGCGTGAAGATCGATGCCGCCACCGAGTCTGCTGCGCGTGCTGGATTGCGCGAAGGCGACGTGATCCTGGCGGTGAGTAACGTCGAGGTGTCCAACGTGCGCGAATTCGATGGCGTGCTCTCTAAGGCGGACAAGGCCAAGCCGGTCAGCGTGCTCTTCAGGCGCGGCGATTGGGCACAGTACGCACTGATCCGACCCGCACGCTGA
- the lepA gene encoding translation elongation factor 4, translating into MNHIRNFSIIAHIDHGKSTLADRLIQRCGGLEDRQMEAQVLDSMDIEKERGITIKAQTAALHYKALDGQVYNLNLIDTPGHVDFSYEVSRSLSACEGALLVVDASQGVEAQTVANCYTALDLGVEVLPVLNKIDLPNADPDNARSEIEDVIGIDATEAILCSAKTGIGIDDILEAVVAKVPPPRGNPDAALRAMIIDSWFDPYVGVVMLVRVVDGRLVKGERIKMMASGAMYNADNLGVFTPATEKRESLEAGEVGFIIAGIKELQAAKVGDTVTLIKPGTGGAAATATEALPGFKEIQPQVFAGLYPTEASEYDSLRDALEKLKLNDASLHYEPEVSQALGFGFRCGFLGLLHMEIVQERLEREFDQDLITTAPSVVYEVVKNDGTVLMVENPSKMPEIGKTAEIREPIVTMHLYMPQEYVGVVMTLANQKRGVQMNMAYKGRQVVLTYEMPLAEIVLDFFDKLKSVSRGYASMDYEFKEYRSAEVVKVDILLNGEKVDALSIMLHRSQSVYRGRAVVSKMREIISRQMFDVAIQAAIGVNIIARETIKALRKNVLAKCYGGDISRKKKLLEKQKAGKKRMKQIGSVEVPQEAFLAILQVED; encoded by the coding sequence ATGAATCACATCAGAAACTTTTCGATCATTGCGCACATCGACCACGGCAAGTCGACGCTCGCAGACCGCTTGATCCAGCGTTGCGGCGGTCTCGAAGATCGTCAGATGGAAGCGCAGGTTTTGGACTCGATGGACATCGAGAAAGAGCGTGGGATAACCATCAAGGCGCAGACCGCTGCGCTGCACTACAAAGCGCTCGATGGACAGGTCTACAACCTCAATCTGATCGACACACCGGGGCATGTCGACTTCTCGTATGAAGTGAGTCGCTCGCTCTCAGCGTGCGAAGGCGCATTGCTCGTGGTCGATGCATCGCAAGGTGTCGAAGCGCAGACGGTGGCCAATTGCTACACGGCACTCGATCTCGGCGTCGAGGTGCTGCCGGTGCTGAACAAGATCGACTTGCCGAACGCGGACCCCGACAACGCCAGGTCTGAAATCGAAGACGTGATCGGCATCGACGCCACCGAGGCGATTTTGTGTTCTGCCAAGACCGGCATCGGCATCGACGACATCCTCGAAGCCGTGGTCGCCAAGGTGCCGCCACCGCGTGGCAATCCCGATGCGGCGCTGCGCGCGATGATCATCGACAGCTGGTTCGATCCGTACGTCGGTGTCGTGATGCTGGTGCGGGTTGTGGACGGCCGACTGGTGAAGGGTGAACGCATCAAGATGATGGCGTCCGGCGCGATGTACAACGCCGACAACCTGGGTGTGTTCACGCCGGCCACCGAAAAACGCGAGTCACTGGAAGCGGGCGAGGTGGGCTTCATCATCGCCGGCATCAAGGAACTGCAGGCGGCCAAGGTCGGCGACACGGTCACCCTGATCAAGCCCGGCACCGGCGGCGCAGCAGCCACCGCAACCGAAGCGCTCCCGGGTTTCAAGGAAATTCAGCCGCAGGTGTTCGCCGGGCTGTACCCGACCGAAGCGAGCGAATACGACTCGCTGCGCGACGCACTTGAAAAACTCAAGCTCAACGACGCTTCGCTGCACTATGAGCCCGAGGTCAGCCAGGCGCTGGGCTTCGGCTTTCGATGCGGCTTTCTCGGCCTGCTGCACATGGAGATCGTGCAGGAGCGACTGGAGCGCGAGTTCGACCAGGACCTGATCACCACCGCACCGAGCGTGGTCTACGAGGTGGTCAAGAACGACGGCACCGTCCTGATGGTCGAAAACCCGTCCAAGATGCCCGAGATCGGCAAGACCGCCGAGATCCGCGAACCCATCGTCACGATGCACCTCTACATGCCACAAGAGTACGTGGGCGTGGTGATGACGCTCGCCAACCAGAAGCGCGGCGTGCAAATGAACATGGCCTACAAGGGCCGCCAGGTGGTGTTGACCTACGAGATGCCGCTGGCCGAAATCGTGCTCGATTTCTTCGACAAGCTCAAGAGCGTCAGCCGGGGCTATGCCTCGATGGACTACGAGTTCAAGGAGTACCGCTCGGCCGAGGTGGTGAAGGTCGACATTCTGCTCAACGGCGAGAAGGTCGATGCGCTGTCGATCATGTTGCACCGCAGCCAGAGCGTGTACCGCGGCCGCGCCGTGGTGTCGAAGATGCGCGAGATCATTTCGCGCCAGATGTTCGACGTCGCGATCCAGGCCGCCATCGGGGTCAACATCATCGCGCGTGAGACAATCAAAGCGCTCCGAAAGAACGTGCTCGCCAAGTGCTACGGCGGTGACATCAGCCGCAAGAAAAAGCTGCTCGAGAAGCAGAAAGCGGGCAAGAAAAGAATGAAGCAGATCGGCTCGGTCGAGGTCCCGCAAGAGGCCTTCCTTGCCATCCTGCAAGTCGAAGACTGA
- the lepB gene encoding signal peptidase I translates to MAFLTSLILAAFAGYIGAWYFGVVEGNFALLLFLATVVTGIYWLAERFYFLPKRRRAAQTLDASLAERNARLADKGITQVDTVDVKARERLVMQPWWLDWTAGLFPVILAVFLLRSFLFEPFKIPSGSMMPTLLTGDLILVNKFTYGLRLPVINTKLTNGTPPARGDVMVFRYPPQPSLDYIKRVVGVPGDEVAYLNKKLTINGKPVPKDALPDYFDEEAMRYLKQYNEDLVGKQHHLLNDDSRRAGLSEAEIMAFPNRDNCRYSVEGVVCKVPEGSYFMMGDNRDNSLDSRYWGFVPDKNIVGRAFFIWMNFGNFKRIGAFQ, encoded by the coding sequence ATGGCATTCCTCACCTCCCTGATCCTCGCGGCGTTTGCCGGCTACATCGGCGCCTGGTATTTCGGCGTGGTCGAAGGCAACTTCGCGCTGCTGCTGTTCCTGGCCACCGTCGTCACCGGCATCTACTGGCTGGCCGAGCGCTTCTACTTTTTGCCCAAGCGCCGTCGCGCGGCCCAAACGCTCGACGCGTCGCTGGCCGAACGCAATGCGCGCCTGGCCGACAAGGGCATCACGCAGGTCGACACGGTCGACGTGAAGGCGCGCGAACGGCTGGTCATGCAGCCCTGGTGGCTCGACTGGACAGCGGGCTTGTTCCCGGTGATCCTGGCCGTCTTCTTGCTGCGCTCGTTCCTGTTCGAGCCGTTCAAGATCCCGTCGGGCTCGATGATGCCGACGCTGCTCACCGGCGACCTGATCCTGGTCAACAAATTCACCTACGGCCTGCGCCTGCCGGTCATCAATACCAAGTTGACAAACGGCACGCCACCGGCGCGCGGCGACGTGATGGTGTTCCGCTATCCGCCGCAGCCGAGCCTGGACTACATCAAGCGCGTGGTCGGGGTGCCGGGCGACGAGGTGGCCTACCTCAACAAGAAGCTCACGATCAACGGCAAGCCGGTCCCCAAGGACGCGCTTCCCGACTATTTCGACGAGGAAGCGATGCGCTACCTCAAGCAATACAACGAGGACCTCGTGGGCAAGCAGCACCATTTGCTCAACGACGACAGTCGCCGTGCCGGCCTGTCCGAAGCCGAGATCATGGCGTTCCCAAATCGTGACAATTGTCGTTACAGTGTCGAAGGCGTGGTGTGCAAGGTCCCTGAAGGGAGCTACTTCATGATGGGCGACAACCGCGACAACTCGCTCGATTCACGCTACTGGGGCTTCGTTCCGGACAAGAACATTGTCGGCAGGGCGTTCTTCATCTGGATGAACTTCGGCAATTTCAAGCGCATCGGCGCATTCCAATAA
- a CDS encoding DUF4845 domain-containing protein — MKASQFKQRGISFIGLLFVAIVLACVGVVAAQVIPTLIEYQAIDKAANKAKEGNTVPEVRAIFDRSQAIDDFKLSGKDLDVQKVGDKVVVAYAYEREIHLFGPAFLTMKYKGQSR; from the coding sequence ATGAAGGCAAGTCAATTCAAGCAGCGCGGCATTTCGTTCATCGGACTGCTGTTCGTCGCCATCGTGCTGGCGTGCGTGGGCGTGGTCGCCGCGCAGGTCATTCCGACCTTGATCGAGTACCAGGCGATCGACAAGGCCGCGAACAAGGCGAAAGAAGGCAACACGGTGCCCGAAGTCCGCGCGATCTTCGACCGCTCGCAGGCCATCGACGACTTCAAGCTGAGCGGCAAGGACCTGGACGTGCAAAAGGTCGGCGACAAGGTCGTCGTCGCCTACGCCTACGAGCGCGAAATCCATCTTTTCGGCCCCGCCTTCCTCACCATGAAGTACAAGGGCCAGTCGCGCTGA
- the rnc gene encoding ribonuclease III, protein MNGGLAALQARLQHSFGDARLLQQALTHRSFSSDHNERLEFLGDSVLNLAVSHLLFVRLGTLPEGDLSRVRANLVKQETLHQLALRLGLPTLLRLGEGESRSGGSARPSILADALEALIGAVYLDADYAAAQALVHRLYEDVEMNPRMDAAAKDPKTELQEWLQGHKMKLPVYRVAGTVGAAHKQTFEVECEVTELALRERGIGGSRRAGEQAAAAAMLIQLKSRSPKQAP, encoded by the coding sequence GTGAACGGTGGCCTTGCGGCGCTCCAGGCGCGCCTGCAGCACAGCTTTGGCGACGCCCGCCTGCTCCAGCAGGCGCTCACGCACCGCAGTTTTTCATCGGACCACAACGAACGCCTTGAATTCCTCGGCGATTCGGTCCTGAATCTCGCGGTGTCGCATCTGCTCTTCGTGCGCCTCGGCACGCTGCCCGAGGGCGACCTCTCGCGCGTGCGCGCCAACCTCGTGAAGCAGGAAACCTTGCATCAGTTGGCGCTCAGGCTCGGGCTGCCGACGCTGCTGCGACTGGGTGAGGGCGAGTCGCGATCGGGCGGTTCTGCCCGGCCGTCGATTCTGGCCGACGCGCTCGAGGCGCTGATCGGGGCGGTCTACCTCGACGCGGACTACGCGGCCGCGCAGGCGCTGGTTCACCGGCTCTACGAAGACGTCGAAATGAACCCGCGCATGGACGCGGCCGCCAAAGATCCGAAGACCGAATTGCAGGAATGGCTGCAGGGCCACAAAATGAAGCTGCCGGTCTACCGCGTCGCCGGCACGGTCGGCGCAGCGCACAAACAGACGTTCGAGGTGGAGTGCGAAGTGACGGAGCTGGCGCTCAGAGAACGCGGCATCGGCGGTTCGCGCCGTGCCGGAGAGCAGGCCGCCGCCGCCGCCATGCTCATCCAATTGAAAAGCCGAAGCCCGAAACAAGCCCCATGA
- the era gene encoding GTPase Era encodes MTNPDDAIPSAAPLADAAIAAGPIGPQHCGLIAIVGKPNVGKSTLLNALVGQKISITSRKAQTTRHRITGMRTLGATQFVFVDTPGFQTLHANALNKSLNKTVQGAVGDVDLILFVVEAGSFTPADARVLKLLGKGIPTVLLANKLDNIHRRGDIAPWLQQMQGKHAFAEFVPMSAKNAKDVERVFGICEKYLPEQPWFYGEDELTDRSEKFLAGELVREKLFRLTGDELPYTSTVIIDKFEEEPPQKKGQKRLLRIAATIVVERDGHKAMVIGDKGERIKRIGMETRVELEKLADAKVFIELWVKVRSGWADDEARVRSFGYE; translated from the coding sequence ATGACGAATCCAGACGATGCCATCCCTTCCGCAGCGCCGCTTGCCGATGCAGCGATCGCTGCCGGCCCGATCGGTCCCCAACATTGCGGCCTGATCGCGATCGTCGGCAAACCCAACGTGGGCAAGTCGACGCTGCTCAATGCGCTGGTCGGCCAGAAGATCAGCATCACGTCGCGCAAAGCGCAGACCACGCGGCACCGCATCACCGGCATGCGCACGTTGGGCGCGACGCAGTTCGTGTTCGTCGACACGCCCGGTTTCCAGACGCTGCATGCCAATGCGCTCAACAAGTCGCTCAACAAGACGGTGCAGGGCGCCGTCGGCGACGTCGACCTGATCCTGTTCGTGGTCGAGGCCGGCAGCTTCACGCCGGCCGACGCGCGCGTGCTCAAGCTGCTCGGCAAGGGCATCCCGACGGTGCTGCTCGCCAACAAGCTCGACAACATCCATCGCCGCGGCGACATCGCCCCGTGGCTGCAGCAAATGCAGGGCAAGCACGCCTTCGCCGAATTCGTGCCGATGTCCGCCAAGAACGCGAAAGATGTCGAGCGGGTGTTCGGCATCTGCGAGAAATACCTGCCCGAGCAGCCGTGGTTCTATGGCGAAGACGAGCTCACCGACCGCAGCGAGAAGTTCCTGGCGGGTGAACTGGTGCGCGAGAAACTCTTCCGCCTCACGGGCGACGAGTTGCCCTACACCTCGACCGTGATCATCGACAAGTTCGAGGAAGAACCGCCGCAGAAAAAAGGCCAGAAGCGCCTTCTGCGCATCGCCGCAACCATCGTGGTCGAGCGCGACGGCCACAAGGCGATGGTGATCGGCGACAAGGGCGAGCGCATCAAGCGCATCGGCATGGAGACCCGCGTCGAGCTGGAGAAGCTGGCCGATGCCAAGGTCTTCATCGAGCTCTGGGTCAAGGTGCGTTCCGGTTGGGCCGATGACGAAGCACGGGTTCGCTCCTTCGGCTACGAATAA
- the recO gene encoding DNA repair protein RecO, with protein MATHRVSHEPAYVLHRYDWSESSLILEVFTRHHGRIALVAKGAKRPSSNFRPVLLPLQPLQLNYGGDAEIRALKGAEWVGGHVMPTGEALLSGLYLNELLLRLLARDDAHEALFDAYAGVVEVLAGEHVGAQAATQAAALRAFELLLLREVGLLPGLDTQTLTLAPLMAGASYRLVPEAGLRQAEQGEAALAGAEWEALQHALDDRAPFTATLRRIATMNAGTNSALRNQLRVLLNYHCGVSTLRTRQMMRDLQAL; from the coding sequence GTGGCCACGCATCGCGTCTCCCACGAACCGGCTTATGTGCTCCATCGCTACGACTGGAGCGAGTCGAGCCTGATCCTCGAGGTGTTCACGCGGCACCACGGTCGCATCGCGCTGGTGGCCAAGGGTGCCAAGCGCCCGAGCTCCAATTTCCGGCCCGTGCTGCTGCCGCTGCAGCCGCTGCAACTCAACTATGGCGGCGATGCGGAAATCCGGGCGCTCAAGGGCGCGGAATGGGTTGGCGGTCATGTCATGCCGACTGGTGAGGCGCTGCTTTCGGGCCTGTACCTCAACGAGTTGCTGCTGCGTCTTCTCGCCCGCGACGACGCCCATGAAGCGCTGTTCGACGCTTACGCCGGCGTGGTCGAAGTGCTGGCCGGCGAGCACGTCGGCGCCCAGGCCGCCACGCAGGCGGCCGCCCTGCGCGCCTTCGAGCTGCTGCTGCTGCGCGAAGTCGGTTTGCTGCCGGGGCTCGACACACAGACCCTCACGCTCGCGCCGCTCATGGCCGGGGCGAGTTACCGGCTGGTGCCCGAAGCCGGCCTGCGCCAGGCGGAGCAGGGTGAGGCCGCGCTGGCCGGTGCGGAGTGGGAAGCGCTGCAGCACGCGCTCGACGATCGCGCCCCGTTCACCGCCACGCTGCGCCGCATCGCGACCATGAACGCCGGCACCAACAGCGCATTGCGAAACCAGTTGCGCGTGCTGCTCAACTACCATTGCGGCGTGTCCACATTGCGCACGCGCCAGATGATGCGAGACCTGCAAGCCCTATGA